The Deinococcus humi genome includes a window with the following:
- a CDS encoding DUF11 domain-containing protein — MTRSRLIFPALLLGLLLPGAYAGAQNMTPAGTVITNQAQAEFLSPVTNQPTVSMSNVVQTTVSAVCAVSVTPDGTVAQPGQNAALLPGEQATFVYRVVNAGNATSTFALASRTEAGGTSSPDLRMVRDLNGNGKADANEPEISSVTLDADQSTDVLLLVDAIAAGDAFVNLVAGCAGGQTDSNNVSVVRISPPPELAVSKSFSPALLRPGSETTVTVKTVNGGRGQSREVVLTDLLTDQLAQGLSFVSGSAVSTVGTLEYTADGNGWTTMEGPIVRGVRVRVPSLAPGADVTLTFRMRADASAENRTIPNTATALTGKATVSDTARVDVRYQPAVAIGPEGNPEAPEGGVADRQSRVLAVVGQPVCFDHTAKNTGDVKDAFRLSVGYPTGGATATFLGQDGQPLAQPLLLDAGQSAFVRVCYAASQSGPLEALVTIKGDRGTSNTTADAVESVEAGLPELIKSYVATAQDGKITVTLPAGATVAAGDTITYQLSVRNPYTRPLTAVVVTDALTTHLDFVSASGGGVSMGAPGTQTVKWELGTLAPGETRVLTVVTSVSTRAVDGEALRNVFQMVSTQTPAPLGSNEVITPVWTAKLAVNKDVSAPEVTVGDRLTYTLTVLNKSATTSILNAQVTDVPARGLSYIPGSSRLGGRPISDPQIVGGVLTWAVAELPAGVPITLTYDTRITPEAVGELVNTVTVSGVGAGGVARAIASNQAVATVKLKLTTFAPLSDILGLVYVDRNRDGRYQEGLDTPLPRARVLLAGGRQTLTDVAGRYSFANVANGTQALRLDPMTTPYPPLPVPRDGGLSGTQTVFVNGLTSVDFPLAPLGGEILALRRTTLTVGRGEITVTLEKAVYAVDGGYVVTLKLNTPRALSGVELSDPLPAGATLKEGRNTLTASLPAGETNLTYRFAWTGEPRAATTDPTLSWRD; from the coding sequence GTGACCCGCTCCCGCCTCATTTTTCCCGCGCTGCTGCTGGGCCTGCTCCTGCCTGGCGCATACGCTGGCGCGCAGAACATGACGCCCGCCGGCACGGTAATCACCAATCAGGCGCAGGCTGAGTTCCTGTCACCTGTGACCAATCAGCCCACTGTGTCAATGTCCAATGTCGTACAGACCACCGTTTCTGCCGTATGCGCGGTCAGCGTGACCCCGGACGGTACGGTGGCTCAGCCTGGGCAGAACGCAGCGTTGCTGCCCGGCGAACAGGCGACGTTCGTGTACCGGGTCGTCAATGCCGGGAACGCCACCTCCACCTTTGCCCTGGCCTCCCGTACCGAGGCGGGCGGCACGTCAAGTCCAGACTTGCGGATGGTCCGTGACCTGAACGGCAACGGGAAGGCCGATGCAAATGAGCCGGAAATCAGCAGCGTGACCCTGGACGCTGATCAGAGCACAGATGTTTTGCTGTTGGTGGATGCTATTGCCGCCGGAGACGCCTTCGTGAATCTGGTGGCCGGGTGCGCGGGCGGGCAGACCGACAGCAACAACGTCAGCGTGGTGCGCATCAGCCCGCCCCCCGAACTGGCCGTGAGCAAGAGCTTCTCGCCCGCGCTGCTGCGCCCGGGCTCGGAAACCACCGTGACCGTGAAGACCGTCAACGGCGGCAGGGGGCAGAGCCGCGAAGTGGTCCTGACAGACCTGCTGACCGATCAACTGGCACAGGGGCTCAGTTTCGTGTCAGGCAGCGCCGTCAGCACCGTCGGCACGCTGGAATACACGGCAGACGGTAACGGCTGGACCACCATGGAAGGGCCCATCGTGCGCGGCGTGCGCGTGCGCGTGCCCAGCCTGGCCCCCGGCGCGGACGTGACGCTGACCTTCCGGATGCGGGCCGACGCCAGCGCGGAAAACAGAACCATTCCAAACACCGCCACCGCCCTGACCGGCAAGGCCACGGTGAGCGACACTGCGAGGGTCGACGTGCGCTACCAGCCTGCCGTGGCGATTGGCCCGGAGGGCAACCCCGAGGCCCCCGAGGGCGGCGTTGCAGACCGCCAGAGCAGGGTGCTGGCCGTGGTGGGGCAGCCGGTGTGCTTTGACCACACTGCGAAGAACACCGGCGACGTGAAGGACGCCTTCCGCCTGAGTGTGGGTTACCCCACGGGCGGCGCGACGGCCACCTTTCTGGGTCAGGACGGACAGCCGCTCGCGCAGCCCCTGCTGCTGGACGCAGGCCAGAGCGCGTTCGTGCGGGTGTGCTACGCCGCCTCGCAGTCAGGTCCACTGGAGGCGCTGGTGACCATCAAGGGTGACCGCGGCACCAGCAACACCACGGCAGATGCGGTGGAGAGCGTCGAGGCTGGTCTGCCCGAACTGATCAAGTCCTACGTGGCCACCGCCCAGGACGGCAAGATCACCGTGACCCTGCCCGCAGGCGCGACGGTGGCGGCGGGCGACACCATTACGTACCAGCTGAGCGTCCGCAATCCTTACACCCGCCCGCTGACCGCCGTGGTGGTCACCGATGCCCTGACCACCCACCTGGACTTTGTGAGTGCTTCCGGTGGCGGCGTCAGCATGGGCGCGCCCGGCACCCAGACCGTGAAGTGGGAGCTGGGCACGCTGGCCCCCGGCGAAACCCGCGTCCTGACGGTGGTCACATCGGTCAGCACCCGCGCGGTGGACGGCGAGGCGCTCAGGAATGTCTTCCAGATGGTCAGCACCCAGACCCCCGCCCCGCTGGGCAGCAACGAGGTGATAACCCCGGTGTGGACGGCCAAGCTGGCCGTCAACAAGGACGTGAGTGCTCCCGAAGTGACCGTGGGAGACCGGTTGACCTACACCCTGACGGTCCTGAACAAGTCGGCCACCACGTCAATCCTCAACGCGCAGGTCACCGACGTGCCCGCCAGAGGCCTGAGTTACATCCCCGGCAGCAGCCGCCTGGGCGGCAGACCGATCTCTGATCCTCAGATCGTGGGCGGCGTGCTGACCTGGGCCGTGGCGGAATTGCCCGCCGGCGTACCAATCACGCTGACCTACGACACCCGGATCACCCCGGAAGCCGTGGGTGAACTGGTCAACACCGTGACCGTGAGCGGCGTTGGGGCAGGGGGTGTAGCTCGCGCCATTGCCAGCAACCAGGCGGTGGCCACCGTCAAACTCAAGCTGACGACCTTCGCGCCGCTGTCAGACATCCTGGGACTGGTGTATGTGGACCGCAACCGCGACGGGCGCTACCAGGAAGGGCTGGATACCCCGCTGCCCCGCGCCCGTGTGCTGCTCGCTGGGGGCCGCCAGACCCTGACCGACGTGGCGGGCCGCTACAGCTTTGCCAATGTTGCCAATGGCACGCAGGCGCTGCGCCTGGATCCCATGACCACCCCGTATCCGCCGCTGCCTGTGCCGCGTGACGGCGGTCTGAGCGGCACCCAGACGGTGTTCGTGAACGGACTGACCAGCGTGGACTTCCCGCTCGCCCCGCTGGGCGGCGAAATCCTGGCCTTGCGCCGCACCACGCTGACTGTGGGTCGGGGCGAGATCACCGTCACGCTGGAAAAAGCCGTCTACGCCGTGGACGGCGGCTATGTGGTCACGTTGAAGTTGAACACGCCACGCGCGCTGAGTGGCGTCGAGCTCAGCGATCCGCTGCCCGCCGGGGCAACTTTGAAAGAAGGCCGCAATACCCTGACCGCTAGCCTTCCTGCGGGTGAAACGAACCTCACCTACCGCTTTGCCTGGACCGGCGAGCCGCGTGCGGCCACCACCGATCCCACGCTGAGCTGGAGGGACTGA